The Hyphococcus flavus genome contains a region encoding:
- a CDS encoding sulfite exporter TauE/SafE family protein, translated as MQLYLPIAEIPVDPFVVVIMGAAVGFLSGMFGVGGGFLMTPLLIFYGIPPAVAVGTEASQIVASSVSGVLAHLKRKTVDFKMGGFLVAGGAAGSVIGILIFRALRQSGQVETLISISYVLFLGIIGGLMMVESVRTLLRSPDKKRKRRKRRSPAWMASLPFATRFRASGLYISPIPPIVLGACVGMLAAIMGVGGGFIMVPAMLYILNMPTNVVVGTSLFQIIFVTAITTVLHAAANQTVDIVLALLLLTGGVIGAQLGARAGVKLKAEHLRALLALIVLAVCARLLIDLALPPASPYIVEAL; from the coding sequence ATGCAGCTTTATCTCCCCATTGCGGAGATCCCGGTCGACCCGTTTGTGGTCGTCATCATGGGCGCTGCGGTCGGCTTTCTTTCCGGGATGTTTGGCGTCGGCGGCGGCTTCTTGATGACGCCGCTGCTGATTTTTTACGGTATTCCGCCAGCAGTGGCCGTCGGCACTGAAGCTTCCCAAATCGTCGCGTCCTCCGTCTCAGGCGTGCTTGCGCATCTCAAACGCAAAACGGTCGACTTCAAAATGGGCGGCTTTCTGGTCGCTGGGGGCGCGGCAGGTTCAGTTATCGGTATCTTGATCTTTCGCGCTTTGAGACAAAGCGGTCAGGTCGAAACGCTCATCTCTATTTCCTATGTGCTTTTTCTGGGGATCATCGGCGGCCTGATGATGGTTGAAAGCGTGCGCACGCTGCTTCGCTCACCCGACAAAAAACGCAAACGCCGGAAACGAAGAAGCCCAGCATGGATGGCGTCGCTTCCTTTCGCCACGAGATTCCGTGCATCGGGTCTTTACATCAGCCCGATCCCGCCAATCGTTCTTGGCGCCTGCGTCGGCATGCTGGCGGCGATCATGGGCGTCGGCGGCGGCTTCATTATGGTCCCGGCCATGCTTTACATCTTGAATATGCCGACAAATGTGGTGGTCGGTACGTCGCTGTTCCAGATTATCTTTGTCACCGCGATCACCACAGTACTGCATGCCGCGGCGAACCAGACGGTCGATATCGTGCTGGCGTTGCTCTTGCTCACCGGCGGCGTCATCGGCGCGCAACTCGGCGCGCGCGCCGGCGTAAAGCTCAAGGCGGAACATTTACGCGCGCTCCTTGCGCTGATTGTGCTCGCCGTATGCGCGCGCCTTTTGATCGATCTCGCTCTGCCGCCGGCATCGCCTTACATTGTCGAGGCGTTGTAA
- a CDS encoding TIGR02186 family protein has translation MKTWLILLAAFALIAPSNAADIEVAFTDDRVEVDTGFSGARMTLFGAVTGIENHAEAIDIVSVIRGPDARFEIRRMEKSNLIWTPGDAQVVTGAPGLYHTYATRDVNDIAPLPVQAANRLNPAFLDVLLTPKQSPENNIGQEISNEFRDAFFEEAAALDLYRARTSGIQFKKGALFTVNVDLPANTPVGDYAVSIFLFQDGEILASDIATLAVNKVGAERRIYEFAHNRPVSYGLFCVFLSLLAGWAASLAFRK, from the coding sequence ATGAAAACGTGGCTCATCTTACTTGCGGCATTCGCATTGATCGCACCCTCAAATGCTGCAGATATAGAAGTGGCGTTCACCGATGATCGTGTCGAAGTTGACACGGGCTTTTCCGGCGCGCGCATGACGCTGTTCGGCGCTGTGACGGGAATTGAAAACCACGCTGAGGCCATCGACATCGTTTCGGTGATCCGGGGACCCGATGCGCGTTTTGAAATCAGGCGAATGGAAAAATCGAACCTGATCTGGACGCCGGGCGACGCGCAAGTCGTTACTGGCGCGCCGGGGCTTTATCACACATATGCAACCCGTGACGTAAACGATATTGCACCGCTGCCTGTTCAGGCGGCAAACCGTCTGAACCCTGCCTTTCTGGACGTCTTGCTCACGCCTAAGCAATCCCCAGAAAACAACATCGGTCAGGAAATTTCCAATGAATTCCGCGATGCTTTTTTTGAGGAAGCGGCTGCGCTCGATCTTTATCGCGCACGCACGAGCGGCATCCAGTTTAAAAAAGGCGCGCTCTTCACCGTCAATGTCGATCTGCCCGCGAATACGCCGGTGGGTGATTACGCCGTTTCCATTTTTCTTTTTCAGGACGGTGAAATTCTGGCCTCAGACATCGCAACGCTCGCCGTGAATAAAGTCGGCGCGGAACGGCGCATCTATGAATTCGCCCACAACCGGCCCGTGTCTTACGGGTTGTTCTGCGTGTTTTTATCGCTTTTGGCAGGCTGGGCCGCCAGTCTCGCATTTCGCAAATGA